From the genome of Ostrinia nubilalis chromosome 1, ilOstNubi1.1, whole genome shotgun sequence:
TAATAACATTCTGGCAAATTTTACCGCCAGGTAAGATAAATTTAGAAGCCGATCAAGCGAAGGACACGCCTTATCGATCATTTTAAAGTTCATAGAACGGCCTCATGTAATCTAGGCGACGAATGTTTTTGTCCGCCTTTTGCGTCATAGATTGTTGTGTTGTGTTAAAAACAGCTATTATTGTCTTGTTTGCAAGACTTTAATAAATCGTTTTATTCAACCATTTGTCATTGaaagctaaaaataaaattgctttaTCTATGTTGACGAACAAAATGGAAAACTTTGAGTTTATGTAAGTGTAAGGCAAAAATTTACGATTCTGACGCAATAGATAAGGCGTGTCACATGGTGATAATGAAGAGTAAATAACTAATATCGTTCCTAACCTGCCTACTTGCTGACGAAACGAATGACCCATCCGCCTAGGTAATTTGTGGCGGGTCATAGTCCGATCATCCGGTGGCTGCCCCCGTGCCTAATGTGTGTTTTTTGTGCATTTTCCGATATAAAACGTAAATTACGGTTAGGTATAACAGGCAGTTGTTCAGAGCAGGAAAATTCTTTAAACGCCTTTTTGGTCATCGACTCTTGtttttacaaacttttattCTATCCGACCACATACTACAACAAACGTTAGAAGAATATAATGATGTCATAAAAATGATTGATGTTTACAAACAGGATGAATGCAAACAATACGAACGGAATAATACAAATGAATAAATTAGTTGAATGAGACAATTGTGCTAGAGTAATACAACAATGATAGGTAAAATACAAAGTCACGTTTTTCAAATAGCACGAAAAACATACCAACAAAAAGAAAATGTTCAATTCTACCTTATCTTTTACCTCTTGGATGGTTTTATCACCAGttctcactaataaataatgcaTTACTTACCACAATTTTATTGAAGCAATGTTCTTCTGGTGCCCGCACTTGTACCTACAATGTCTTTATCACGACAGGTTTTCCCGTTTTCATCTTTCTTTCTATTTCAGGCATTCCAGCGTACGACGTGATCGTCAGACTGCGGGACGCCGGCCTGCTGACAAAGACCACCCACGGGCAGGTCATCCGCCTGGCGCCGCCGCTCGTCATCACCGAGGAGCAGGTCCGCGACGGCGCCAACATCATCAGGAAGGTCTTCGAAAGCTTCGACAAATAAACTCTCCTCTGCCTCAGGTCTCATCTCCTTTACACGACCGAGAAGCGGTCACAGCGAATGTTGCTTAAACAAGGACTCCTATTTTATGTGAAATGATTAATGTTTACGGTATCTAGTTTAAAATAAGCGCAGACTGAGACTTTTGGGCAGAGCTTTACaagagtattttattatttataagttttcgaaaaaataatatattaaaaatattgatctgTCATGTTATTGTTCTGTAGAAGAATCGTGCAGTGAAATGATCgatatattttacaataaatttattattataataataatgcaatattatttaaacaagcgTCTCACAACACCCTCATAATCACAGTTAGTCGAGGTAAAATACTGTACTTTTTAAATATAGGTATACCGCGAAACGTGTGTACTAGAATAAAGGCAACAATATCACAAATTTGTTCGTGGTTTTACTGGCACTTGGTGTTACGATAAGTTTAAAGCGATTTTTAGCTTACGATAAAGCTAGTTGATAGGAATTAAGTACTTAAAGTAAGTTTGCACGGTGTATTAAAGCTATGAATTGAATTAACTAATGAAGTCAATCCTCGAGGACGCCTAGCTGTGCTCGCATCGTGTCCGTCAGCTTGGCCATCAGGACCGACTCTTCCAGGCTCATCTTAGGGCTTTCTAGTAAACCTGCAATAATTTTCTTacattaacaaaatataagtacGTGACTtatgactttatttttttaaagcttaCTTTTTTAAGTACTTGTTCAATTTTTTTGAGCTGATCTCAGTGAAAAATTTCACTTGCTTCGTAAGGtctgataattaaaataaaactaaggaCAATAAAAATCCCCAATAAGTTTACTATTACAGGTACAGGGTAGCTAACCTATACATATTTCTCGTGCTCTTTATATTTAAcacattcttttaatttttacaaGAATATAAATGTAAAGTCGGTTAGGCACTTCACTGCTATAAATATGCAATCGTGTTTCGTGAAAGTGAAATATAATAAGACAATCTAgcattaaaatgttttaatgatCATCGAAGACATGCAATCGTGTGCAATTATTACGTAAGAATATTCTAAAGAACTCTGTTAAAATTGGCAGCTGcttcaaaactttattttgaaccCTTATTAAAGAAACAATAATTTCTTCGTTACAGTGAAATCTCCCTGAGATGTCACAATATTTTTCCAAGATCACTCCTACTTGAAACGACTGTATCTTTACGATCATTGTAATATTCATTCCTACAATCACAGAATCTGTCATCATATCCATAATACAGTTCAAAGAACTTTGCAATAATAAACTAAAGTGCCAATCCAAACAGTTCGACAGTCGCCAGTGTCCGAATTAAGCCAGGATGTGACGCGAACTGAGGTGAAACGTCGATCATGCATTTAATCACCTCGGCGGTATCGACTTGGCAATGCAACTATGAAAAGTCATGGTCAGACATAATAATGAACCTTCATGTAAATCTGTATTGGTCTATACCACGCAGCTAACCCAAGTATCGACGACGGAACATTAAGcaaaacactgtggcatcttatgtactaTTAATAAGATTCATTGTGCAAAAAAACtgtgtagtctgatgtgctgtcgacgaTACAAGAGATTAGGACAAAGAACATACCTTTATTGATGCAGTCCCAGCACTCTTGTATTTGGTAGCTCAGGCCAGCACTGTTGTGGAAGTGGAATTTGTACAGGCCCTTAGGGAGCGTCCACTCCGTGCTGTTGGCTGCCGATAAGTGCAGAGCCGTGGGACACCAGAAATATTCCAGCTGAAATTATATCGGTTACTTCAGTCAAGTAACTTTGTCTAGGGGACGATTTCGAAAATATCTTTGTCCAATGTTTCTTTGTCTAGAGAGGTTGAAGAAATTTTGTACTTTGTTAGACTTACAGCTACTGTGCCTTTGGTCCCGATGATTTCTGCCCTGTTCGTCATCGTGGCACGTGTGTGAGCTGCGATTGTTGCGGTGCGGCCGTCCTTGTACTTTAGCGCGCAAGATATGGACTCGTCCACTCCTGCCTTGCTAAGGTGCCCCGTGCACACTATGTCTGCCGGAGGCTCCTTGTACACAAACTGAACCAGTTGCAACATGTATATCCCCAGATCTAACACTGCTCCTCCACCTAGATCCTTCATCCTGAAATTTCATGGAAATTTTGAGGATGTTCTTGTAAGAGTTAACACCCGCTTCATTCTATAGAAAGAGCTTGACAAAAGACGTGACTGTCGATCAATACTCAAGATTGTAAGCAAGACTTTGAAGGTGACGGAAGCAATAATTGTTAATTTGCTTTAACTGCACGGACGATAATAACCCACAACACGATGCTGTGTTAATAAAAGCTGGTATGCAAATAAAGGTCTTACAGATTCCTCTCAATCTCGTTAATCTCAACCCCGAACTGTACGCTGATGTGATAGATGTCCCCGAGCCCGCCAGCGGATATGTGTTTGTCCAAAGCGTCGTAAGCAGGAAAGAACCGCGACCACATCCCCTCAAGGAGGAACAGTTTTTTTTCGCGCGCCAAATCTACCAGGGACTTGATTTGATTGTATGTCATGCCCATTGGTTTCTCGCACAATACGTTTTTGCCAT
Proteins encoded in this window:
- the LOC135073826 gene encoding trans-1,2-dihydrobenzene-1,2-diol dehydrogenase-like isoform X2 — translated: MGTQLKWGIAGVGMIAHDFLTAMGTLPAGQHKVVAIAGKDIERVHRLATLHKISTAYEGYEALARDDSIDIVFVSVLNLQHYEVTKLMLEHGKNVLCEKPMGMTYNQIKSLVDLAREKKLFLLEGMWSRFFPAYDALDKHISAGGLGDIYHISVQFGVEINEIERNLMKDLGGGAVLDLGIYMLQLVQFVYKEPPADIVCTGHLSKAGVDESISCALKYKDGRTATIAAHTRATMTNRAEIIGTKGTVALEYFWCPTALHLSAANSTEWTLPKGLYKFHFHNSAGLSYQIQECWDCINKGLLESPKMSLEESVLMAKLTDTMRAQLGVLED
- the LOC135073826 gene encoding trans-1,2-dihydrobenzene-1,2-diol dehydrogenase-like isoform X1; protein product: MSDNQIYNIMPGVNQEMGTQLKWGIAGVGMIAHDFLTAMGTLPAGQHKVVAIAGKDIERVHRLATLHKISTAYEGYEALARDDSIDIVFVSVLNLQHYEVTKLMLEHGKNVLCEKPMGMTYNQIKSLVDLAREKKLFLLEGMWSRFFPAYDALDKHISAGGLGDIYHISVQFGVEINEIERNLMKDLGGGAVLDLGIYMLQLVQFVYKEPPADIVCTGHLSKAGVDESISCALKYKDGRTATIAAHTRATMTNRAEIIGTKGTVALEYFWCPTALHLSAANSTEWTLPKGLYKFHFHNSAGLSYQIQECWDCINKGLLESPKMSLEESVLMAKLTDTMRAQLGVLED